A single genomic interval of Anthonomus grandis grandis chromosome 17, icAntGran1.3, whole genome shotgun sequence harbors:
- the LOC126746451 gene encoding fumarylacetoacetate hydrolase domain-containing protein 2 isoform X3, with product MSATTLARQLIKLEKRFSSRHFSLGKKSNMRYVQYKSKNGGKQHLGAQISIGGDIVDISSVDSSIPNNLVDFLKLGSPTYEKARRIIADSKSVTPLSDAILLPPITNGDKVVCVGLNYKGHCDEQNTPYPKEPMFFSKFSSVIVGPNDNVVIPPITNQVDWETELAVVIGRQGKALRQDQVQDYIFGYTVAQDISARDWQKTRNNGQFLLGKSMDTFCPLGPAVVTKSKVNVNDLTVKTWVNGKLKQNGNTAELIFTVDFLVSYLSQIMTLYPGDVILTGTPAGVGVHRNPPEFLQPGDVLESEIAGIGRLRNVVTS from the exons ATGAGTGCGACCACTTTAGCCagacaattaataaaattggagaaacgtttCTCCTCGAGGCATTTCTCTCTCGGTAAAAAGAGCAACATGAGATACGTgcaatataaaagtaaaaatggaGGTAAGCAGCATCTGGGTGCGCAGATTTCTATCGGTGGTGATATTGTTGATATAAGTTCGGTGGACTCCAGTATACCGAATAATTTGGTGGATTTTTTGAAGTTGGGCAGTCCCACCTATGAGAAGGCTAGAAG aataatCGCAGATAGTAAATCGGTAACACCCCTCTCGGACGCCATCTTGCTGCCACCTATAACCAATGGAGACAAGGTCGTTTGCGTCGGTCTTAACTACAAAGGGCACTGCGACGAACAAAACACACCATACCCCAAAGAACCGATGTTTTTCAGCAAATTCTCGTCAGTAATCGTGGGACCTAATGACAACGTTGTCATACCTCCAATCACAAAC CAAGTAGACTGGGAAACAGAACTGGCTGTAGTAATCGGCCGTCAAGGAAAAGCCCTGAGACAAGACCAGGTGCAAGATTACATCTTCGGGTACACGGTGGCCCAAGATATCAGCGCTAGAGACTGGCAAAAGACCAGAAATAACGGACAATTCTTGCTGGGGAAATCGATGGACACCTTTTGTCCGTTAGGGCCGGCCGTAGTCACCAAAAGTAAGGTGAACGTCAACGATTTGACCGTCAAGACGTGGGTGAACGGCAAACTGAAACAGAACGGCAACACCGCCGAGTTGATTTTCACCGTGGACTTCCTGGTGTCTTATCTGTCACA aataatGACTTTGTACCCCGGAGACGTAATCCTGACGGGAACTCCCGCGGGGGTGGGGGTGCACAGGAACCCCCCGGAATTCCTGCAGCCCGGTGACGTGCTCGAGAGCGAAATCGCCGGAATAGGACGGCTGAGAAACGTGGTTACTTcgtaa
- the LOC126746451 gene encoding fumarylacetoacetate hydrolase domain-containing protein 2 isoform X2 has product MSATTLARQLIKLEKRFSSRHFSLGKKSNMRYVQYKSKNGGKQHLGAQISIGGDIVDISSVDSSIPNNLVDFLKLGSPTYEKARRIIADSKSVTPLSDAILLPPITNGDKVVCVGLNYKGHCDEQNTPYPKEPMFFSKFSSVIVGPNDNVVIPPITNQVDWETELAVVIGRQGKALRQDQVQDYIFGYTVAQDISARDWQKTRNNGQFLLGKSMDTFCPLGPAVVTKSKVNVNDLTVKTWVNGKLKQNGNTAELIFTVDFLVSYLSQIMTLYPGDVILTGTPAGVGVHRNPPEFLQPGDVLESEIAGIGRLRNVVTS; this is encoded by the exons ATGAGTGCGACCACTTTAGCCagacaattaataaaattggagaaacgtttCTCCTCGAGGCATTTCTCTCTCGGTAAAAAGAGCAACATGAGATACGTgcaatataaaagtaaaaatggaGGTAAGCAGCATCTGGGTGCGCAGATTTCTATCGGTGGTGATATTGTTGATATAAGTTCGGTGGACTCCAGTATACCGAATAATTTGGTGGATTTTTTGAAGTTGGGCAGTCCCACCTATGAGAAGGCTAGAAG aataatCGCAGATAGTAAATCGGTAACACCCCTCTCGGACGCCATCTTGCTGCCACCTATAACCAATGGAGACAAGGTCGTTTGCGTCGGTCTTAACTACAAAGGGCACTGCGACGAACAAAACACACCATACCCCAAAGAACCGATGTTTTTCAGCAAATTCTCGTCAGTAATCGTGGGACCTAATGACAACGTTGTCATACCTCCAATCACAAAC cAAGTAGACTGGGAAACAGAACTGGCTGTAGTAATCGGCCGTCAAGGAAAAGCCTTGAGACAAGACCAGGTGCAAGATTACATCTTCGGGTACACGGTGGCCCAAGATATCAGCGCTAGAGACTGGCAAAAGACCAGAAATAACGGACAATTCTTGCTGGGGAAATCGATGGACACCTTTTGTCCGTTAGGGCCGGCCGTAGTCACCAAAAGTAAGGTGAACGTCAACGATTTGACCGTCAAGACGTGGGTGAACGGCAAACTGAAACAGAACGGCAACACCGCCGAGTTGATTTTCACCGTGGACTTCCTGGTGTCTTATCTGTCACA aataatGACTTTGTACCCCGGAGACGTAATCCTGACGGGAACTCCCGCGGGGGTGGGGGTGCACAGGAACCCCCCGGAATTCCTGCAGCCCGGTGACGTGCTCGAGAGCGAAATCGCCGGAATAGGACGGCTGAGAAACGTGGTTACTTcgtaa
- the LOC126746451 gene encoding fumarylacetoacetate hydrolase domain-containing protein 2 isoform X1: MSATTLARQLIKLEKRFSSRHFSLGKKSNMRYVQYKSKNGGKQHLGAQISIGGDIVDISSVDSSIPNNLVDFLKLGSPTYEKARRIIADSKSVTPLSDAILLPPITNGDKVVCVGLNYKGHCDEQNTPYPKEPMFFSKFSSVIVGPNDNVVIPPITNQVDWETELAVVIGRQGKALRQDQVQDYIFGYTVAQDISARDWQKTRNNGQFLLGKSMDTFCPLGPAVVTKSKVNVNDLTVKTWVNGKLKQNGNTAELIFTVDFLVSYLSQIMTLYPGDVILTGTPAGVGVHRNPPEFLQPGDVLESEIAGIGRLRNVVTS, from the exons ATGAGTGCGACCACTTTAGCCagacaattaataaaattggagaaacgtttCTCCTCGAGGCATTTCTCTCTCGGTAAAAAGAGCAACATGAGATACGTgcaatataaaagtaaaaatggaGGTAAGCAGCATCTGGGTGCGCAGATTTCTATCGGTGGTGATATTGTTGATATAAGTTCGGTGGACTCCAGTATACCGAATAATTTGGTGGATTTTTTGAAGTTGGGCAGTCCCACCTATGAGAAGGCTAGAAG aataatCGCAGATAGTAAATCGGTAACACCCCTCTCGGACGCCATCTTGCTGCCACCTATAACCAATGGAGACAAGGTCGTTTGCGTCGGTCTTAACTACAAAGGGCACTGCGACGAACAAAACACACCATACCCCAAAGAACCGATGTTTTTCAGCAAATTCTCGTCAGTAATCGTGGGACCTAATGACAACGTTGTCATACCTCCAATCACAAAC CAAGTAGACTGGGAAACAGAACTGGCTGTAGTAATCGGCCGTCAAGGAAAAGCCCTGAGACAAGACCAGGTGCAAGATTACATCTTCGGGTACACGGTGGCCCAAGATATCAGCGCTAGAGACTGGCAAAAGACCAGAAATAACGGACAATTCTTGCTGGGGAAATCGATGGACACCTTTTGTCCGTTAGGGCCGGCCGTAGTCACCAAAAGTAAGGTGAACGTCAACGATTTGACCGTCAAGACGTGGGTGAACGGCAAACTGAAACAGAACGGCAACACCGCCGAGTTGATTTTCACCGTGGACTTCCTGGTGTCTTATCTGTCACA aataatGACTTTGTACCCCGGAGACGTAATCCTGACGGGAACTCCCGCGGGGGTGGGGGTGCACAGGAACCCCCCGGAATTCCTGCAGCCCGGTGACGTGCTCGAGAGCGAAATCGCCGGCATAGGACGGCTGAGAAACGTGGTTACTtcataa